The Desulfatirhabdium butyrativorans DSM 18734 genomic interval CCGGTGGTCTGGGGAGGAATCCACCCGACGTTCATGACGGACCAGGTTTTAGGATATGGGCCGGTGGATATGGTCGTTCGGGGAGAAGGGGAGATGACTTTCCTGGAACTGTGCTCCAGAATTCGGGAAGGAAATTTGAATATTACCGATATTCCGGGCCTGTCTTTCAAGAATGAAGCCAATGAGATCATTCATAACGCGCCCCGTCCCCTGATCAAAGACGTCGACAGTATCCCCTTTCCGGCTACGCATCTGCTGCTCTATCCCGAATCGTTCCATTTCAAGTCCATCGGCAGCATGATTGTTTCGAGGGGATGCCCTTTGCGATGCACATTTTGCTCATCGAGGTTGTTTTGGGAGAGAAGGGTGCGTCTTCGTTCTGCAGATAACATCATTCAGGAGATACAGTCTTTACAGGCGAGGCATCATGCAAAATATATCATGTTCTGGGACGATTCCTTCAGCATCAACAAAGAGATGGTGATCAAGTACTGCAAACGATTCATCGAAGCGCAACTGAACGTGAAATGGCGGACGGCCACCAGAGCGGATCTCGTCGATGATGAGCTCCTTTGCTGGATGAAGAAGGCTGGATGCGTGAAGCTCGAAATCGGGGTCGAGTCCGGAAGCCCGCGGATTCAGAAGATGATCCGCAAGGATGTCGACAATCAGATCGTTCAACGCGCTTTCAAGCTCATCCAGAAGCATCACATTGCAACCGGCGCTTTTTTCATGGCCGGGTTTCCGGAAGAGACCGAAGAAGATATGCAGATGAGCTGGGATTTGATGAAGGCATTAGGCATTGAAGAAATCGCCTACAACATTTTCGACCCCATGCCCGGCAGCGAACTGCTGGAACGCTGCCAGGAACTGGGACTGGTTCCCCCTGAACCGGATTGGGCGCATTTCGATTTCTGGCCGGATGGCTTCTTTATGAAAAATATGACACCCGAGCGGTTTGCGGAAAAGGCGACCCAAATCGGCAAGTGGGTTTATGCCTATAACAACCGATTTTCAGTCAAGTTCAACAAACTGAAGGCACTCAGTTGGTTCTATATCAAGAACGATCCCGTGCTTTTTTTCAAAAAGGCTGCTCATTATATCCAGCGAAGGAGAATGGTCAGGCGGTTGGGGCAGGCATGAGCAGTAGTGATGAACCGTATCGAAGAAGGGGCGTTCAGCCAGTAAATTGGTGGTTAGTGCTTTGCGCCTCTGTAGGGAGCAGCCGAAGCGACATGCATGCTCGGCCCAACGATCTCCGGCGGCTTCAAACAGTTTCCGATGCAGCATCAAAAGGCGTACCCGCTCCCCATGCTCAGACCCGGCAATATCCAGAAACCCGGGGGGTACGGCGACTTTTTGCGAGGCCATCCATTTTCATCATCCGACATCATGAGAAGGAATCCCGATGAGATTGACATTGATTGCACCGACACCGCCGGATGTTTCGGCTTTTGGCGTGCGGGCATTGTCCGCTTACCTGCAAATGCACGGCAAAGATGTTCGGGTCATTTTTTTGCCGGGCGGTGTCGAAAAATTCAGGCATCAGGCCGGATTCATTTATACCTATGAAAAACCGATTCTCGAACAGGTGATCGCGCTTTGCAGGGGATCGGCTCTCATCGGTGTCTCTTTCATGAGTCATTATCTCGATCGTGCCCGGCAATTGTGCCGTGCCCTTAAGGCTGCCTATCGGGAAATTCCACTGGTGGTCGGTGGCATTCATCCTACTGTCAAGCCGGATGAATGTCTGCAATTTTCAGATATTGTCTGTGTCGGCGAGGGAGAAGGCGCGCTGCTTGATCTCATGTCCAGTATCGAGAAAAACGAGGATTATCGCCATATTGATAATCTCTATGTCAAAGATGGAGATCACATTTATCGCAATCCTTTACGGCGACTGATACAGGATCTCGATACGCTCCCATTCTATGATTTTGGGCCGGAAAACCATTACATGTACGACAACGTCAACAGGCGTGTCGAGCCGGTGAACCAAGCGCTTCTGAAACGATCTTTTCCGCTTGAACCCCATGTCGAAGGCTCATTCAGCGATGCCTATCAAAGAACCCGTTCCTATAAAACCATGACCACGAGGGGATGTCCTCACCATTGTACCTTCTGCGCGGAAAATACGCTGGCCAACATGTATGGCGGCCAGAAATACCTGCGAAAAAGAAGCATCGATCACGTTATCCGGGAGCTTTTGTGGGTCAAACAGGAAATGCCCTTCGTGGAAAGTATTTTTCTTTTCGACGATACCTTTCTGGCCAGATCGACCCGGGAAATCCAGGAATTTGCCAGAGCCTACAAGCAGGCTATCGGGCTTCCGTTTCACATACAGGCCAGTCCCGAGACCGTCAATATCGATAAAATGGATGCGCTGGTCGATGCAGGCCTCGTATTTGTCGAGATGGGTATTCAGTCCACCAGTCGTACGGCAAAGCATCTATACCGAAGAGACGTACAAACGGAAACGATTCTCGCTGCGGCAGCCATATTTCACCGATATATCAAACGCATCTATCCGCCCTGCTACCATGTCATCCTGGACAACCCATGGGAAACTTCCCGGGATGTCATTGAAACCTTACAGGTTGTGCTGCGGCTCCCTCCCCCCTTCTGGCTCAAAAGGGCATCTTTGGTCTGTTTTCCAGGCACCG includes:
- a CDS encoding B12-binding domain-containing radical SAM protein, whose amino-acid sequence is MNRILLIKPPYSRLKQVGQAPYFPLGLGYVGAVLEQAGFEVGIYHAENPRSENECIVEDEEAIFHQRSKAQQRYHDAVRDDSHPVWQEIRQTLTDFRPDVVGISVLTVETASALKISWLCKEYDSRIPVVWGGIHPTFMTDQVLGYGPVDMVVRGEGEMTFLELCSRIREGNLNITDIPGLSFKNEANEIIHNAPRPLIKDVDSIPFPATHLLLYPESFHFKSIGSMIVSRGCPLRCTFCSSRLFWERRVRLRSADNIIQEIQSLQARHHAKYIMFWDDSFSINKEMVIKYCKRFIEAQLNVKWRTATRADLVDDELLCWMKKAGCVKLEIGVESGSPRIQKMIRKDVDNQIVQRAFKLIQKHHIATGAFFMAGFPEETEEDMQMSWDLMKALGIEEIAYNIFDPMPGSELLERCQELGLVPPEPDWAHFDFWPDGFFMKNMTPERFAEKATQIGKWVYAYNNRFSVKFNKLKALSWFYIKNDPVLFFKKAAHYIQRRRMVRRLGQA
- a CDS encoding B12-binding domain-containing radical SAM protein — translated: MRLTLIAPTPPDVSAFGVRALSAYLQMHGKDVRVIFLPGGVEKFRHQAGFIYTYEKPILEQVIALCRGSALIGVSFMSHYLDRARQLCRALKAAYREIPLVVGGIHPTVKPDECLQFSDIVCVGEGEGALLDLMSSIEKNEDYRHIDNLYVKDGDHIYRNPLRRLIQDLDTLPFYDFGPENHYMYDNVNRRVEPVNQALLKRSFPLEPHVEGSFSDAYQRTRSYKTMTTRGCPHHCTFCAENTLANMYGGQKYLRKRSIDHVIRELLWVKQEMPFVESIFLFDDTFLARSTREIQEFARAYKQAIGLPFHIQASPETVNIDKMDALVDAGLVFVEMGIQSTSRTAKHLYRRDVQTETILAAAAIFHRYIKRIYPPCYHVILDNPWETSRDVIETLQVVLRLPPPFWLKRASLVCFPGTELYTLAKRDGFLATEEDEHRGIYAKHLHMPKGSYVNFLMYLAGFSRFPRRILAFLADERCLKLFERDSMTGFYSLLYKIGEFLILLTKGFRSLIQGDFLRIYRYVIRVTSTMS